A single genomic interval of Mangifera indica cultivar Alphonso chromosome 5, CATAS_Mindica_2.1, whole genome shotgun sequence harbors:
- the LOC123216017 gene encoding protein-tyrosine-phosphatase MKP1-like — protein MLGEEGGKDSPAGGTKRAYLRSVSWTDRSPTKPNPNPKPQSSSKARTFLPPLSISKRPVEEWPMASSDDLGVWPNPQTPRGSLQPLESPNSEQPVREFLFKRDKLAFFDKECSRIANHIYLGSDAVAKNRDILRRNGITHVLNCVGFVCPEYFKNDLKYKTLWLQDSPSEDITSILYDVFDYFEDVREQGGRVFVHCCQGVSRSTSLVIAYLMWREGQSFEDAFQFVKAARGVTNPNMGFACQLLQCQKRVHAVPASPNSVLRIYRMAPHSSYDPLHVVPKMLNHPSAERFDSRGAFIVHVPSAIYVWIGKRCKQVMSYSAREAANQVIRYERAHGPIISIKEGEEPLELWDALARGQHLVDGSSEKEVQAEEVSYSENDKVTTKMHFGAGERKVDEYDLDFELFHKALAGGVVPPFSVSTTESETCLPARESGWCRLRRKFACGGIKEFFASSKLSHATSLVSDGSNMIIDNSKESDDACSLTDFPLQPSPPLTDLCGSPDSFDCFPNGSPDRIRDKEVECFIPHSGPLFPPTPSCGSPYSFSCYRAGSPHLGSKSPTLSPSTSDYSSSFNFSPSSCNWSDFSHLSSQQPSPSGLEAIDSLYGKHAPLADNSCLPCEKTLPSPLKKFSDDHNFRAEKVCWPCKEIYPSIAERRGSNPPPRLLPSNDKPSLVAKNLVRSWSFSLPDLDPDVVKDMDDNQFDYEDNREELMLDVDIISVGNDSHSEVENEKGDSNIHLPYGSLIKEVAEVTTPVLYEWPSLSKVEMHSTHTLDSRSVYILSTTNLSLGTIEDGVWYVWLGREASSQKGQRQLIGDSGLCKDGHLQLETIDHNIRSQLGLPAKASVKIVKEGEEPEQFLNHLNHFLLEKAYNSGNK, from the coding sequence ATGTTAGGAGAAGAGGGTGGTAAGGACAGCCCAGCCGGTGGCACCAAAAGAGCTTATTTACGGTCGGTTTCCTGGACTGACCGGTCACCCACCAAGCCTAACCCCAACCCAAAACCGCAATCTAGCAGTAAAGCACGGACGTTTTTGCCGCCACTATCGATATCCAAGCGGCCTGTTGAGGAATGGCCAATGGCCAGTTCCGATGATCTTGGTGTGTGGCCAAATCCACAGACACCAAGAGGGTCGTTACAACCCTTGGAGAGTCCTAATTCAGAACAGCCTGTGAGGGAATTTCTATTTAAGAGGGATAAGCTTGCATTTTTTGATAAGGAATGTTCAAGGATTGCTAATCATATTTATCTAGGAAGTGATGCTGTGGCCAAGAATCGTGATATTTTGAGGCGAAATGGGATTACTCATGTGCTCAATTGTGTTGGCTTTGTTTGTCCTGAGTATTTTAAGAATGATCTCAAGTATAAAACACTTTGGTTGCAAGATAGTCCTTCAGAGGATATCACAAGCATTCTCTATGATGTGtttgattactttgaagatGTTCGAGAGCAAGGTGGGCGCGTTTTTGTACACTGCTGCCAGGGAGTGTCAAGGTCAACTTCTCTGGTTATTGCATACCTTATGTGGAGGGAAGGCCAGAGCTTTGAGGATGCATTTCAGTTTGTGAAGGCTGCAAGAGGAGTTACAAATCCGAATATGGGCTTTGCTTGTCAACTGTTGCAGTGCCAGAAGCGGGTGCATGCTGTCCCTGCCAGTCCTAATTCTGTGCTTAGGATTTACCGGATGGCACCTCACTCTTCGTATGATCCTCTCCATGTTGTACCAAAAATGTTAAACCACCCCAGTGCTGAAAGATTTGACTCTCGTGGGGCATTCATTGTTCATGTTCCTTCTGCTATATATGTGTGGATAGGAAAGAGATGCAAACAGGTAATGTCATATAGTGCAAGGGAAGCTGCCAATCAGGTCATCCGATATGAAAGAGCTCATGGACCAATTATTAGCATCAAAGAAGGGGAGGAGCCCTTGGAACTTTGGGATGCTCTTGCTAGGGGACAACACTTAGTAGATGGTTCCAGTGAAAAGGAGGTTCAAGCTGAAGAAGTATCATATTCTGAGAATGATAAGGTCACTACAAAAATGCATTTTGGGGCTGGTGAGAGGAAAGTTGATGAGTATGATTTGGATTTTGAACTTTTCCATAAAGCACTAGCTGGTGGGGTTGTTCCGCCATTTTCAGTATCAACTACTGAATCTGAAACCTGCCTCCCTGCTAGAGAGAGTGGGTGGTGCAGACTAAGACGTAAATTTGCTTGCGGTggtataaaagaattttttgcaTCATCCAAATTGAGCCATGCCACTTCTCTTGTAAGTGATGGATCAAACATGATAATAGACAATAGCAAAGAATCAGATGATGCTTGTTCTCTTACTGATTTTCCTTTACAGCCATCACCACCTCTGACCGATCTCTGTGGTTCACCAGATTCCTTTGATTGTTTCCCCAATGGTAGCCCTGATAGGATCAGGGATAAAGAAGTGGAATGCTTTATTCCCCATTCTGGTCCTTTATTTCCACCAACGCCTTCTTGTGGTTCACCATATTCATTTTCCTGTTATAGGGCCGGCAGCCCACATCTTGGCTCTAAGTCTCCTACCCTCTCGCCTTCAACATCTGATTACTCCAGTTCCTTTAACTTTTCACCTTCATCTTGCAATTGGTCTGACTTCTCACACTTGTCTTCTCAGCAGCCTTCACCTTCTGGCTTGGAAGCTATAGATTCACTTTATGGAAAGCATGCTCCCTTGGCAGATAATTCCTGTTTACCATGTGAAAAAACTCTACCTTCACCTTTAAAGAAATTTTCTGATGATCATAATTTCAGAGCAGAAAAAGTTTGTTGGCCTTGTAAAGAAATTTACCCATCAATTGCAGAGCGTAGAGGAAGTAATCCTCCACCCCGCCTGTTACCATCTAATGACAAACCATCTCTAGTAGCCAAGAACCTAGTAAGATCATGGTCCTTTTCTCTACCTGACTTGGATCCTGATGTGGTGAAGGATATGGATGACAACCAATTTGATTATGAAGACAATAGAGAGGAGCTAATGTTAGATGTTGACATCATCAGTGTTGGCAATGATTCACATAGTGAGGTTGAAAACGAGAAAGGGGATAGTAATATTCATCTACCGTATGGTTCTTTGATTAAAGAGGTTGCAGAAGTGACAACCCCAGTGTTGTATGAGTGGCCTTCTTTAAGTAAAGTGGAGATGCATTCCACTCACACCCTTGATTCAAGATCGGTGTATATTTTGTCGACtacaaatttgagtttgggCACAATTGAGGATGGTGTTTGGTATGTTTGGTTGGGGCGTGAAGCTTCAAGTCAAAAAGGTCAGAGACAATTGATTGGCGACAGTGGCTTATGCAAGGATGGCCACCTGCAGTTGGAGACAATTGATCACAACATTCGTAGTCAGTTGGGTTTGCCAGCCAAAGCTTCTGTAAAG